In a genomic window of Streptomyces sp. BHT-5-2:
- the kdpB gene encoding potassium-transporting ATPase subunit KdpB: MSTATPTRAPQQDAPDGQQPGDGRVGGGLFDPKQLLVSLPDALRKLDPRVMVKSPVMFVVEVGSVLTTIFACAAPTDWFGWAIAAWLWLTVIFANLAEAVAEGRGKAQADTLRKAKTDTVARRLNGTEEERVPGTELRVGDLVVCEAGDIIPGDGDVVEGVASVDESAITGESAPVIRESGGDRCAVTGGTKVLSDRIVVKITTKPGETFIDRMINLVEGAARQKTPNEIALNILLASLTIVFLLAVVTLQPFAIYAGAEQPMIVLLALLVCLIPTTIGALLSAIGIAGMDRLVQRNVLAMSGRAVEAAGDVSTLLLDKTGTITYGNRRAAEFVPVRGATEEELADAARLSSLSDETPEGRSVVELAKEKYGLREGDFSGDALTGAEWIPFTAQTRMSGVDVDGRKVRKGATGSVLAWVQERGGTPTEDAQQLADTISQAGGTPLLVALEDESGPRVLGVIHLKDVVKDGMRERFDELRKMGIKTVMITGDNPLTAKAIAEEAGVDDFLAEATPEDKMALIKREQAGGKLVAMTGDGTNDAPALAQADVGVAMNTGTSAAKEAGNMVDLDSNPTKLIEIVEIGKQLLITRGALTTFSIANDVAKYFAIIPAMFAVAYPGLDTLNIMRLSSPNSAILSAIIFNALIIVALVPLALKGVRYRPVSADRMLRRNLAVYGLGGLVAPFIGIKLIDLLISLIPGLH, from the coding sequence ATGTCCACCGCCACTCCGACCCGCGCCCCCCAACAGGACGCCCCCGACGGGCAGCAGCCCGGCGACGGCCGCGTGGGCGGCGGTCTCTTCGACCCCAAGCAACTGCTCGTCTCACTGCCGGACGCCCTGCGCAAGCTCGACCCGCGCGTGATGGTCAAGTCGCCCGTCATGTTCGTCGTCGAGGTCGGCTCCGTCCTCACCACGATATTCGCCTGCGCCGCGCCCACCGACTGGTTCGGCTGGGCCATCGCGGCCTGGCTGTGGCTGACCGTCATCTTCGCCAACCTCGCCGAGGCCGTCGCCGAAGGCCGCGGCAAGGCGCAGGCGGACACCCTGCGCAAGGCCAAGACCGACACCGTCGCCCGCCGGCTGAACGGCACCGAAGAGGAACGCGTACCCGGCACCGAACTCCGCGTCGGCGACCTCGTGGTCTGCGAGGCCGGCGACATCATCCCCGGCGACGGCGACGTCGTCGAAGGTGTCGCCTCCGTCGACGAGTCCGCCATCACCGGTGAATCGGCGCCTGTCATCCGGGAGTCCGGCGGCGACCGCTGCGCCGTCACCGGTGGCACGAAGGTGCTCTCCGACCGCATCGTCGTCAAGATCACGACGAAGCCCGGCGAGACCTTCATCGACCGGATGATCAACCTCGTCGAGGGTGCCGCCCGTCAGAAGACGCCCAACGAGATCGCGCTGAACATCCTCCTCGCGTCCCTCACCATCGTCTTCCTGCTGGCCGTCGTCACCCTTCAGCCCTTCGCCATCTACGCGGGCGCCGAGCAGCCCATGATCGTGCTGCTCGCCCTGCTGGTCTGCCTGATCCCCACGACCATCGGCGCGCTTCTGTCCGCGATCGGCATCGCCGGCATGGACCGCTTGGTCCAGCGCAACGTCCTCGCCATGTCCGGACGCGCCGTCGAAGCGGCAGGCGATGTATCGACATTGCTGCTCGACAAGACCGGCACCATCACCTACGGCAACCGCCGCGCCGCCGAGTTCGTCCCCGTCCGCGGCGCGACCGAGGAGGAACTCGCCGACGCCGCGCGGCTGTCGTCGCTCTCCGACGAGACCCCCGAGGGGCGCTCCGTCGTCGAGCTCGCCAAGGAGAAGTACGGCCTGCGCGAGGGTGACTTCAGCGGCGACGCGTTGACGGGTGCCGAGTGGATCCCGTTCACCGCGCAGACCCGTATGTCCGGCGTGGACGTCGACGGCCGCAAGGTCCGCAAGGGCGCGACCGGCTCCGTCCTCGCCTGGGTCCAGGAGCGCGGCGGCACCCCCACCGAGGACGCCCAGCAACTCGCGGACACCATCTCCCAGGCCGGCGGCACTCCGCTGCTGGTCGCCCTGGAGGACGAGAGCGGCCCCCGGGTCCTCGGCGTCATCCACCTCAAGGACGTCGTCAAGGACGGCATGCGCGAACGCTTCGACGAGCTGCGCAAGATGGGCATCAAGACGGTCATGATCACGGGTGACAACCCGCTGACCGCCAAGGCCATCGCCGAGGAGGCCGGCGTCGACGACTTCCTCGCCGAGGCCACGCCCGAGGACAAGATGGCCCTCATCAAGCGCGAGCAGGCCGGCGGCAAGCTCGTCGCGATGACCGGTGACGGCACCAACGACGCCCCGGCGCTGGCCCAGGCCGACGTGGGCGTGGCGATGAACACCGGCACGTCGGCCGCCAAGGAGGCCGGCAACATGGTCGACCTCGACTCCAACCCGACCAAGCTCATCGAGATCGTCGAGATCGGCAAGCAACTCCTCATCACCCGGGGTGCGTTGACGACGTTCTCGATCGCCAACGACGTCGCCAAGTACTTCGCGATCATCCCCGCGATGTTCGCCGTGGCTTACCCCGGCCTGGACACCCTCAACATCATGCGGCTGTCCAGCCCCAACTCGGCCATCCTGTCCGCGATCATCTTCAACGCGCTGATCATCGTCGCCCTCGTGCCGCTCGCCCTCAAGGGCGTCCGCTACCGGCCCGTCAGCGCCGACAGGATGCTCCGCCGCAACCTCGCGGTGTACGGACTCGGCGGTCTCGTCGCCCCGTTCATCGGCATCAAACTCATCGACCTGCTGATCTCCCTGATCCCCGGGCTGCACTGA
- the kdpA gene encoding potassium-transporting ATPase subunit KdpA, whose amino-acid sequence MSPVLAGVLQLTALIAALALVYRPLGDYMAAVYNSPRHLRVEKVIYRCIGANADTGMRWPAYLRGVLAFSLAGVLFLYLIQRLQGHLPLSLGFASISPDQAFNTAASFVANTNWQSYSGEQAMGHVVQTLGLAVQNFVSAATGMAVAIALVRGFARSRTGELGNFWADLVRGTVRILVPIAVVGAVILVACGAIQNFSGIHGVGQFMGGTQQTNGGAVASQEVIKELGTNGGGYFNANSAHPFENPNAFTNLFEIFLILAIPFALTRTFGKLVGNVKQGYAILATMGVIWLGFTALMMWSEFAHGGAALQAAGAAMEGKENRFGVGSSAIFSVATTLTSTGAVDSFHSSFTAFGGGIQLLGMMLGEIAPGGVGSGLYGMLVMAVIAVFIAGLMVGRTPEYLGKKIGTREIKLAACYILITPTLVLGFTAVSMVLPDALGSMLNTKAVGAGPHGFSEVLYAFTSGANNNGSAFAGLNANTPWYNTTIGLAILLGRFLPMVFVLALAGSLAEQQPVPETAGTLRTEKPLFAGLLVGTILIITGLTYFPALALGPLAEGLS is encoded by the coding sequence ATGAGCCCCGTACTCGCGGGCGTGCTCCAGCTCACAGCGCTCATCGCGGCGCTCGCCCTGGTGTACCGCCCCCTCGGCGACTACATGGCCGCCGTCTACAACTCCCCTCGCCACCTGCGCGTGGAGAAGGTCATCTACCGCTGCATAGGCGCCAACGCGGACACCGGGATGCGCTGGCCCGCCTATCTCCGCGGCGTTCTGGCCTTCTCCCTGGCCGGGGTGCTCTTCCTCTACCTGATCCAGCGCCTCCAGGGACATCTGCCGCTCTCCCTCGGGTTCGCGTCCATCAGCCCCGACCAGGCGTTCAACACCGCCGCGTCCTTCGTCGCCAACACCAACTGGCAGTCGTACAGCGGTGAACAGGCCATGGGCCACGTCGTGCAGACCCTGGGCCTCGCGGTGCAGAACTTCGTGTCCGCCGCCACCGGCATGGCCGTCGCCATCGCCCTCGTCCGCGGCTTCGCCCGCTCCCGCACCGGCGAACTCGGCAACTTCTGGGCCGACCTGGTCCGCGGCACCGTCCGCATCCTGGTCCCGATCGCCGTCGTCGGCGCCGTGATCCTCGTCGCCTGCGGCGCCATCCAGAACTTCTCCGGCATCCACGGTGTCGGCCAGTTCATGGGCGGCACCCAGCAGACCAACGGCGGCGCCGTCGCCTCCCAGGAAGTCATCAAGGAACTCGGGACCAACGGCGGCGGCTACTTCAACGCCAACTCCGCCCACCCCTTCGAGAACCCCAACGCCTTCACCAACCTCTTCGAGATCTTCCTGATCCTCGCCATCCCCTTCGCGCTCACCCGCACCTTCGGCAAGCTCGTCGGGAACGTGAAGCAGGGCTACGCCATCCTCGCCACCATGGGCGTCATCTGGCTCGGGTTCACCGCGCTGATGATGTGGAGCGAGTTCGCCCACGGGGGCGCGGCCCTCCAGGCCGCGGGCGCCGCCATGGAAGGCAAGGAGAACCGCTTCGGCGTCGGCAGTTCCGCGATCTTCTCGGTCGCGACCACGCTGACGTCAACCGGAGCCGTCGACTCCTTCCACTCCTCCTTCACCGCATTCGGTGGCGGAATCCAGCTCCTCGGCATGATGCTCGGCGAGATCGCACCCGGCGGCGTCGGCTCCGGCCTCTACGGCATGCTCGTCATGGCCGTCATCGCGGTCTTCATCGCCGGACTCATGGTCGGCCGCACCCCTGAGTACCTCGGAAAGAAGATCGGCACCCGCGAGATCAAGCTCGCGGCCTGCTACATCCTCATCACGCCGACCCTCGTCCTCGGCTTCACCGCTGTTTCGATGGTGCTGCCCGACGCGCTCGGCTCGATGCTCAACACCAAGGCGGTCGGCGCCGGACCGCACGGCTTCTCCGAAGTCCTCTACGCGTTCACCTCCGGCGCCAACAACAACGGCTCCGCCTTCGCCGGACTCAACGCCAACACCCCCTGGTACAACACCACGATCGGCCTGGCCATCCTCCTCGGCCGCTTCCTCCCCATGGTGTTCGTGCTCGCCCTCGCAGGCTCGCTCGCCGAACAGCAGCCCGTCCCCGAGACCGCGGGCACCCTCCGTACCGAGAAGCCGCTCTTCGCCGGGCTGCTCGTCGGCACGATCCTGATCATCACCGGTCTGACCTACTTCCCGGCGCTCGCCCTCGGGCCGCTGGCGGAGGGCCTGTCATGA
- the kdpC gene encoding potassium-transporting ATPase subunit KdpC: protein MNNSVRNTARLLTAGLRALLVLSVVCGVIYPLVVTGVAQAAFPGKANGSEISSHGKVVGSSLLGQRYDKGTDKKGNPIPDLRYFQPRPSAGLGSNRTATPPVNPQYDLQVSGASNLGATNTDLVKAVKERKQWVATTYGVPESQVPADAVTSSGSGLDPDISPEYALLQVNRIAKENHRPAGEIEKLVQDHVQGRPLGFMGEPRVNVLELNVALRDLVQGQR from the coding sequence ATGAACAACTCCGTACGCAACACAGCCCGGTTGCTGACCGCGGGCCTGCGCGCCCTGCTCGTCCTCAGCGTGGTCTGCGGCGTGATCTACCCCCTGGTGGTCACCGGAGTCGCCCAGGCCGCCTTCCCCGGCAAGGCCAACGGCTCCGAGATCAGCTCGCACGGCAAGGTCGTCGGCTCCTCCCTCCTCGGCCAGCGCTATGACAAGGGCACCGACAAGAAGGGCAACCCGATCCCCGACCTCCGCTACTTCCAGCCCCGCCCCTCGGCCGGGCTGGGCAGCAACCGGACGGCGACGCCGCCCGTCAACCCCCAGTACGACCTCCAGGTCTCCGGCGCCTCCAACCTGGGCGCCACCAACACCGACCTGGTCAAGGCCGTCAAGGAACGCAAGCAGTGGGTCGCCACCACCTACGGCGTCCCCGAGTCTCAGGTTCCGGCCGACGCCGTGACCTCCTCCGGCTCCGGCCTCGACCCGGACATCTCGCCCGAGTACGCGCTCCTCCAGGTGAACCGCATCGCCAAGGAGAACCACCGGCCCGCCGGCGAGATCGAGAAGCTGGTCCAGGACCACGTCCAGGGACGCCCGCTGGGATTCATGGGAGAACCCCGGGTCAACGTCCTGGAGTTGAACGTGGCGCTCCGGGACCTGGTCCAGGGACAGCGGTGA